Proteins from one Fundidesulfovibrio magnetotacticus genomic window:
- the cpaB gene encoding Flp pilus assembly protein CpaB, which produces MNRSRILLHGAIALVLSLTAGFLVFSWLQGQGKKRQAPVEQAAPAQVQLAVAAKPLARGERLGPGNLSMAPYFEKSVPPGSFTALDALEGRVVMVPLGVNEPVTQDKLFPAGSSGSGLETRLGEGRRALAVRGNRVMGLGGLILPGARVDVLMTVDDPDKQGQKLAKVILENMLVLAVGAQADRPQGGKEEMLGETYTLEATPAEAEKLALAGVQGELHLALRGPLDRETVLTSGASLRGNLASLRETDPPKDAPPDQTKAQPMVEEIRGAKREVAPLGSKDARKTGGKP; this is translated from the coding sequence ATGAACAGATCGCGGATTCTTCTGCACGGAGCCATTGCGCTCGTGCTCTCCCTAACGGCGGGCTTTCTGGTGTTCAGCTGGCTCCAGGGGCAGGGCAAGAAGCGTCAGGCCCCCGTGGAACAGGCCGCTCCCGCCCAGGTGCAACTGGCCGTGGCCGCCAAGCCCCTGGCCCGTGGCGAGCGCCTCGGCCCGGGCAACCTCTCCATGGCCCCCTATTTCGAAAAGAGCGTCCCCCCCGGCAGCTTCACCGCCCTGGACGCCCTGGAGGGCCGCGTGGTCATGGTCCCCCTGGGGGTCAACGAGCCCGTCACCCAGGACAAGCTCTTCCCCGCCGGGTCGAGCGGCTCGGGCCTGGAAACCCGCCTGGGCGAGGGACGCCGCGCCCTGGCCGTGCGCGGCAACCGCGTCATGGGCCTGGGCGGCCTCATCCTGCCCGGGGCGCGCGTGGACGTGCTCATGACCGTGGACGACCCCGACAAGCAGGGACAGAAGCTCGCCAAAGTGATCCTGGAAAACATGCTCGTGCTGGCCGTTGGCGCGCAGGCCGACAGGCCCCAGGGCGGCAAGGAAGAAATGCTGGGCGAAACCTACACGCTGGAGGCCACCCCGGCCGAGGCCGAGAAACTGGCCCTGGCCGGCGTGCAAGGAGAACTGCACCTGGCCCTGCGCGGCCCCCTGGACCGGGAGACCGTGCTCACCTCCGGGGCCAGCCTGCGCGGCAACCTGGCCAGCCTGCGCGAGACCGACCCCCCCAAGGACGCCCCTCCCGACCAGACCAAGGCCCAGCCCATGGTGGAGGAGATCCGGGGCGCCAAGCGCGAAGTGGCCCCCCTGGGCTCCAAGGACGCCCGCAAGACGGGAGGCAAGCCGTGA